In the genome of Enterococcus hirae ATCC 9790, one region contains:
- a CDS encoding phage tail protein, translating into MDDIIVRNYEQTKEEILVRYDKDSFYEDWQQNETWEIGLSVTNLINQEVFDLIEYESSIIFNGQEFIIKKMTKNVVGGLVTKQIVATHIYYTIQDGYQYEKVTGTKSINQLLTHIFKAGNREFTWEVIDPNKKFLTVQQENFGDGNYLKLINEILSDYNAVVIPNNKHLMFYPISEYGQKVEEQIRYKYNTDEVTFDIDTYSLKTQIKGYGKLKDGINTENPKDSDYVFTPITYTSPESETWGIRIQDPVTDERYTISRNMLERLKNDLQDYPSISGSVTLKWKINPQKGDYVPFIYEPLNINTYIQVVGIKTYPAIPNKPPEITLSNTKKTMTAILANMVKKGVV; encoded by the coding sequence ATGGATGATATAATTGTTCGAAATTATGAACAAACCAAAGAAGAAATCCTTGTCAGGTACGACAAGGATTCTTTTTATGAGGACTGGCAACAAAATGAAACTTGGGAAATTGGGCTATCAGTAACAAATTTGATCAATCAAGAAGTGTTTGATTTGATTGAGTATGAATCTTCGATTATTTTTAATGGGCAAGAATTTATTATAAAAAAAATGACTAAAAATGTAGTAGGGGGATTAGTAACTAAACAGATAGTTGCAACACATATCTATTATACAATTCAGGATGGTTATCAATATGAAAAAGTAACAGGTACAAAATCGATTAATCAGTTATTGACACATATTTTTAAAGCTGGAAATCGAGAATTTACATGGGAAGTTATTGATCCAAATAAAAAGTTTTTAACTGTTCAACAGGAGAATTTTGGTGATGGAAATTATTTGAAGCTAATTAATGAGATTCTTTCAGATTATAATGCAGTGGTTATTCCTAATAATAAGCATCTTATGTTTTATCCGATTAGTGAGTATGGTCAGAAAGTAGAAGAACAAATTCGTTATAAATATAATACAGATGAAGTTACGTTTGATATTGATACTTACTCATTGAAAACTCAGATTAAAGGGTATGGAAAATTGAAAGACGGTATTAACACAGAAAATCCAAAAGATAGTGATTATGTGTTTACACCAATCACGTATACCAGTCCGGAATCAGAAACATGGGGAATTAGAATTCAAGATCCGGTTACTGATGAACGCTATACGATATCGCGAAATATGCTTGAACGTTTAAAAAACGATTTACAAGATTATCCAAGTATTTCTGGATCAGTTACTTTAAAATGGAAAATCAATCCTCAAAAAGGAGATTACGTACCATTTATTTATGAACCACTAAATATTAATACTTATATACAAGTAGTGGGAATAAAAACTTATCCAGCAATTCCTAACAAACCACCAGAAATTACATTAAGTAATACAAAGAAGACAATGACGGCTATTTTAGCGAATATGGTAAAGAAAGGAGTAGTTTGA
- a CDS encoding phage tail domain-containing protein: MFYKLMFNQNGHIFDPQEKNRIICKEIKRQAPVYEASYEEFQGTNGSREINASFRPFELVLTLDIFYKNKYDKELLLTELYEMIFIGYQYYIGYDLSPGKRFKVNPKNFELTEEANDYSTIEITFDVPSGCSESLSTTLNGFTLENDWQFSQGLISEDYKYKHKTSNFIIYNAGSFEIDPREHYLRITLEGESEGNVIIFNKTTGDRFIYYPSLSTNLGQMLILDGVIPKLNGVSCGINTNHGLINLVEGINEIEIQNITRVNSSWDFRFLYK; this comes from the coding sequence ATGTTTTATAAATTGATGTTTAATCAAAATGGTCATATATTTGATCCACAAGAGAAAAACAGGATTATTTGTAAAGAAATCAAACGTCAGGCGCCAGTATATGAGGCAAGTTATGAAGAATTTCAAGGGACGAACGGTAGCAGAGAAATAAATGCTAGTTTTCGTCCTTTTGAATTAGTCTTGACTTTAGACATCTTTTATAAGAATAAATATGATAAGGAATTACTCCTTACTGAACTTTATGAAATGATTTTTATAGGATATCAATATTATATTGGTTATGATTTGAGTCCTGGTAAAAGGTTTAAAGTCAATCCTAAAAATTTTGAATTAACTGAAGAAGCAAATGATTATTCTACAATTGAGATTACATTTGATGTACCATCTGGCTGTTCTGAATCTTTGTCAACGACTTTAAATGGTTTTACGTTAGAAAATGATTGGCAGTTTTCTCAGGGGTTAATTTCTGAGGACTATAAATATAAACATAAAACAAGTAATTTTATTATTTATAATGCTGGTAGTTTTGAAATTGATCCACGAGAACACTATTTAAGAATTACATTAGAAGGAGAGTCGGAAGGAAATGTGATAATCTTTAATAAAACAACTGGTGATCGATTTATTTACTATCCATCACTTTCGACGAATCTTGGTCAGATGCTAATTTTGGACGGAGTGATTCCTAAATTAAATGGTGTAAGTTGTGGTATTAATACAAATCACGGTTTGATCAATTTAGTTGAGGGGATAAACGAAATCGAAATCCAAAATATTACTCGAGTAAATTCTTCGTGGGATTTTCGTTTTTTGTATAAGTAG